From Salinicoccus roseus, one genomic window encodes:
- a CDS encoding ABC transporter ATP-binding protein, producing MSESTMKIIDLHKDIGRKQIIRNLNFEIRPGEVFGFIGPNGAGKTTTIRMMVGLIGITKGDVVIKGHSIKKEYRKAISEVGAIVENPEMYPFMTGWQNLKHFARMSNGITDERIREVIQLVGLDNAIGTKVGKYSLGMRQRLGIAQALLHSPSVLILDEPTNGLDPAGIREIRRYIRRLAVEENVSVIVSSHLLSEIELMCDRIGIIKNGKLIATNDLNEESDTDTSIVNLDVNPKEEAIEVLRTMPDIEVLETADRLQIRLKRDDIPQLVTTLVHRDIEVYGVNVMQTTLEDRFLEMIGENVID from the coding sequence ATGTCTGAATCTACTATGAAAATCATAGATCTACATAAGGACATCGGTCGCAAGCAGATCATCCGGAACCTGAACTTTGAAATACGTCCAGGAGAGGTTTTCGGATTCATCGGTCCGAATGGTGCCGGAAAGACGACTACAATCCGCATGATGGTCGGTCTGATCGGCATCACAAAAGGCGATGTCGTCATCAAGGGCCACAGCATCAAAAAGGAATATAGGAAAGCAATCAGCGAGGTGGGGGCGATCGTCGAGAACCCTGAAATGTATCCGTTCATGACAGGCTGGCAGAACCTGAAGCATTTCGCACGCATGTCGAATGGCATTACAGATGAGCGGATCAGGGAAGTCATCCAGCTGGTCGGTCTGGATAATGCGATCGGAACCAAGGTCGGGAAGTATTCACTCGGGATGCGCCAGCGTCTCGGTATCGCACAGGCGCTGCTCCACAGCCCGTCGGTGCTCATACTGGATGAGCCGACGAACGGACTGGATCCTGCCGGCATCCGGGAAATCAGACGCTATATACGCAGATTGGCAGTGGAAGAGAATGTCTCCGTCATCGTATCCAGCCACCTGCTCAGTGAAATCGAGCTGATGTGCGACCGGATCGGAATCATCAAAAACGGCAAGCTCATCGCAACCAACGACTTGAATGAAGAATCGGATACTGATACTTCCATCGTCAATCTGGATGTGAATCCGAAAGAGGAAGCCATTGAGGTGCTAAGGACGATGCCGGACATTGAAGTGCTGGAGACGGCCGACCGCCTCCAGATCCGGTTGAAAAGGGACGATATACCGCAACTGGTGACCACGCTGGTCCA
- a CDS encoding ABC transporter ATP-binding protein — MPILSVDGLEKTFSSANREEKVLKGINLEITKGEITVLTGASGSGKSTLLTIAAGLQKSTAGTIIFQNEALTDMNTRQVRAIRAKKFGFVFQHAHLVPFLTVKEQLELMMDTAELKWSKDRRKEEIRSILDLVDMWGHRDSYPGTLSGGEKQRVAIARAVVHKPEMLFADEPTASLDSKRSMEVMKLLRTLSRERNITVLMVTHEEETLEYADTIVQMKDGVIGKG; from the coding sequence ATGCCGATTCTATCAGTCGATGGACTTGAAAAGACATTCAGCAGTGCCAATAGGGAAGAAAAAGTTTTGAAGGGAATCAACCTGGAAATCACCAAAGGTGAAATCACTGTACTCACCGGTGCTTCCGGGTCCGGAAAAAGCACTTTGCTCACAATAGCAGCAGGTCTGCAGAAATCTACGGCCGGCACAATCATATTTCAAAACGAAGCACTGACAGATATGAACACCCGCCAGGTACGGGCCATACGGGCCAAAAAGTTCGGCTTTGTATTCCAGCATGCGCATCTCGTACCATTTTTGACGGTGAAGGAGCAGTTGGAGCTGATGATGGATACAGCAGAATTGAAATGGAGCAAAGACAGAAGAAAAGAGGAAATCAGAAGCATACTTGACCTGGTCGACATGTGGGGACATAGGGACAGTTATCCTGGTACGCTTTCCGGTGGAGAGAAGCAGAGGGTGGCGATTGCCCGGGCAGTTGTCCATAAGCCTGAGATGCTGTTTGCCGATGAACCGACGGCGAGCCTTGATTCGAAACGCTCGATGGAAGTGATGAAACTGCTGAGGACCTTATCCAGGGAGCGGAACATCACAGTACTGATGGTAACACATGAGGAAGAAACCCTTGAGTACGCTGATACTATCGTACAGATGAAGGATGGGGTCATCGGGAAAGGATGA
- a CDS encoding ABC transporter permease, whose protein sequence is MKMAWKEMMKFKTRYVILWSIIFLISLLTMIIAGLANGLSYDNASLIKDIPEGTFYMEAEAESQYNFSGLDEKKRAEIKEAVPEAAFFSIQMGELESDDGKRHGVAFVNSDGSLFPQVEEGETILDASLMGSAIKEDEGLTNRLMDGKLQVESFIEQQKFSHSPVAFVDRADFEEMYRTDAYQIAFVEGEDAPAVAGLERYTNDEFMNTIPSYSAEQLSLNMIVVFLFIISGMLFGIFFYMINVQKIAMYGILKAVGVKTATLFRMMWAQMAIITTIALILSVGLSQLLALIMPADMPFMLTAGSASMMSLVFIIIGFAGSSVSGIQISRVEPMQAINQGGV, encoded by the coding sequence ATGAAGATGGCATGGAAAGAGATGATGAAGTTCAAGACAAGATATGTGATTCTGTGGTCGATAATTTTCCTGATCAGCCTGCTGACGATGATCATAGCCGGCCTGGCGAATGGGCTGTCATATGATAATGCCTCACTCATCAAGGATATACCCGAAGGCACCTTCTATATGGAGGCGGAAGCGGAATCACAGTATAATTTTTCCGGTTTGGATGAAAAGAAAAGGGCAGAAATCAAAGAAGCGGTACCGGAAGCCGCATTTTTCTCCATACAGATGGGAGAGCTCGAAAGTGACGATGGGAAGCGGCATGGCGTTGCATTCGTCAATTCAGACGGAAGTCTCTTTCCTCAAGTGGAGGAAGGGGAGACCATTTTGGATGCTTCACTAATGGGATCGGCCATCAAGGAAGATGAGGGGCTGACCAACAGACTGATGGATGGCAAATTGCAAGTGGAGTCATTCATCGAACAGCAGAAGTTCAGTCATTCTCCGGTCGCGTTTGTAGATCGCGCAGATTTCGAGGAGATGTATCGTACGGATGCATATCAGATCGCTTTTGTAGAAGGTGAAGATGCGCCTGCAGTGGCGGGGCTTGAGAGATATACAAACGATGAATTCATGAATACCATTCCAAGTTACAGTGCAGAACAGCTGTCATTGAACATGATCGTCGTATTCCTGTTCATCATCAGTGGCATGCTTTTCGGCATCTTCTTCTATATGATCAACGTTCAGAAAATTGCAATGTATGGCATCCTGAAGGCCGTCGGCGTCAAAACAGCAACCCTCTTCAGGATGATGTGGGCACAGATGGCCATCATCACAACCATCGCCCTCATTTTATCAGTAGGGCTCAGCCAGCTGCTTGCCCTGATCATGCCGGCAGACATGCCATTCATGTTGACGGCCGGTTCTGCTTCCATGATGTCGCTTGTCTTCATCATCATTGGATTCGCCGGTTCAAGCGTGTCGGGAATCCAGATCAGCAGAGTGGAACCGATGCAGGCAATAAACCAAGGAGGTGTGTAG
- a CDS encoding sensor histidine kinase produces MRSLYSTFAATTIGIMMLSFLTAFFISNTYYQQYLKPENDEKNTQIAKEMATFIEGNPEVSINEYLENMAAVGYQLYLADDSGDGTFYGSEFREDALPNHVVENVLDGNIHHGMQEFPRETFVTGFFANELRNTIGIPLEYEGKKYALFMRPDIEKLFNEMHLLFGWLFLLTIVLSIIFVLIGTKYMVRPVTRLSAATKALSKGSYDIGGLGTKRKDELGELTKSFAQMAERIRQTENMRKDFISNITHDINSPLSNIKGYSALLRNELDSDGKAQEYLSIINGESNRISAMTNQLLLLSSLDHEDHLLKKKIYDVGSQLRRLIHRYEWRIDEGNLMLSHDIQDVVIAGDETLLEAVWDNLLSNAIKYNSEFGEVGIELIEHEDDIEVSFRDTGIGMGEEAKQHIFERFYREDSSRSGKVQGSGLGLSIVQKVVQLHNGTISVQSNGHGTVFRVVLPKK; encoded by the coding sequence ATGCGCTCCTTATATTCCACTTTTGCTGCAACGACAATAGGCATCATGATGCTCAGCTTTCTGACTGCATTCTTCATTTCGAACACGTATTACCAGCAGTACTTGAAGCCGGAAAATGATGAGAAGAATACGCAGATTGCCAAGGAGATGGCGACCTTCATCGAGGGTAATCCTGAAGTGTCCATCAATGAATACCTTGAGAATATGGCGGCTGTCGGTTACCAGCTGTACTTGGCTGATGATTCGGGTGATGGGACATTCTACGGCTCGGAATTCAGAGAAGATGCGCTTCCGAATCATGTCGTTGAAAACGTGCTGGATGGAAATATCCATCATGGCATGCAGGAATTCCCGAGGGAAACGTTCGTCACCGGTTTCTTTGCCAACGAACTCAGAAATACCATCGGTATACCTTTGGAATATGAAGGGAAAAAATACGCACTGTTCATGCGGCCGGATATAGAGAAGCTCTTCAATGAAATGCACCTCCTGTTCGGCTGGCTTTTCCTTCTCACAATCGTTTTGAGCATCATTTTCGTGCTTATTGGGACCAAATATATGGTGCGCCCCGTAACTCGCCTGAGCGCGGCTACAAAGGCACTGTCCAAGGGCAGCTACGATATCGGCGGACTTGGAACGAAGCGGAAGGATGAGCTGGGGGAACTGACGAAGAGCTTTGCGCAGATGGCAGAAAGAATCAGGCAGACTGAAAATATGCGCAAAGATTTCATTTCCAACATAACCCATGATATAAATTCCCCGCTATCCAATATAAAAGGGTACAGTGCACTGCTTCGGAATGAACTGGACAGCGATGGAAAAGCACAGGAATATCTCTCGATCATCAATGGCGAATCCAACCGCATCAGTGCAATGACGAACCAGCTGCTGCTGCTGTCATCTCTGGATCATGAAGATCATCTTTTGAAAAAGAAGATATACGATGTCGGCAGTCAGCTGCGCCGGTTGATCCATCGCTATGAATGGAGGATTGATGAAGGCAATCTGATGCTTTCCCATGATATCCAGGACGTCGTCATTGCAGGGGATGAAACATTGCTCGAGGCGGTATGGGACAACCTGCTTTCCAACGCAATCAAATATAACAGCGAGTTTGGTGAAGTCGGGATAGAGCTGATTGAGCATGAGGATGATATAGAGGTCAGCTTCAGGGATACTGGCATCGGGATGGGAGAAGAAGCAAAGCAGCACATCTTTGAACGGTTCTACCGGGAAGATTCCTCAAGATCCGGGAAGGTACAAGGATCGGGCCTCGGCCTCTCGATTGTGCAGAAAGTTGTCCAACTGCATAATGGAACGATCAGTGTCCAATCAAATGGTCATGGCACCGTATTCCGGGTTGTGCTCCCAAAAAAATAA
- a CDS encoding response regulator transcription factor: MARVLIVDDDKNIREFIRLVLEEEGYTTVESTDGRDALKKIKEHPCDIAVVDVMMPYMDGISLTKEIRDIYNIPIIILTAKGQIEDKELAYTAGTDDYLVKPFEAKELIFRIKALLRRYGAVKEEAPVRLGNVLLYQQNYSVKIGSKTVKLPLKEFELLYLLGKNPGRVFTREQLIEDIWGLDFEGDNRTVDVHIKRLRERFRQLSVPVSIHTVRGVGYSLEVDE, encoded by the coding sequence ATGGCACGCGTTTTGATTGTGGATGATGATAAGAACATACGGGAGTTTATTCGGCTGGTGCTTGAAGAAGAGGGATATACGACAGTCGAATCGACAGACGGCAGAGATGCATTGAAAAAGATAAAGGAGCACCCATGTGACATAGCGGTTGTGGATGTAATGATGCCCTATATGGATGGCATATCCCTGACGAAGGAGATTCGCGACATATACAATATCCCCATCATCATCCTTACAGCAAAAGGTCAGATTGAAGATAAGGAATTGGCCTACACGGCTGGTACGGATGATTACCTGGTCAAGCCTTTTGAAGCAAAGGAACTGATCTTCAGGATAAAGGCCCTGCTCCGCCGGTATGGTGCAGTGAAGGAAGAGGCCCCGGTCAGGCTCGGCAATGTCCTGCTTTATCAGCAAAACTATTCAGTCAAGATCGGTTCCAAGACAGTGAAGCTGCCCCTTAAGGAATTTGAGCTCCTGTATTTGCTTGGTAAGAACCCCGGACGTGTCTTTACACGCGAACAGTTGATCGAAGACATCTGGGGTCTGGATTTTGAAGGGGATAATCGGACAGTGGATGTGCATATCAAAAGATTGAGGGAACGTTTCAGACAACTATCGGTGCCAGTCAGCATCCATACGGTCAGGGGAGTCGGATATTCCCTGGAGGTGGATGAGTGA
- a CDS encoding DMT family transporter has protein sequence MRKTVVILLSISVICIAFAAIFVKLSEAPASIISMYRMVFASILLAPIVYKYRRELMKPTRREWVALVIAGLFLAMHFGFWFESLKLTSVASSTVILALQPIIAMVGAYLVYREKVSGRVAFSVFISFFGVVLISWGDFSFTDLSAITGNILSFLGAVAVVCYFMIGQNSVRNLTHWVYSFIVFSIAGGFLLIYNIVTQIDLTGYPPREWLLFVLLAIFPTIAHVIFNYLLNEVSPTTVSMAMLLEPVGASILAFFLLSEYLGIYQITGGIIVLFGVYFFLMSQRKRRSIDDGLGYD, from the coding sequence ATGAGGAAAACAGTGGTCATTCTACTCTCCATTTCTGTCATCTGCATCGCATTTGCTGCGATTTTTGTAAAGCTGTCTGAAGCACCGGCAAGCATCATCAGCATGTACAGGATGGTGTTTGCAAGCATTCTGCTGGCTCCAATCGTCTATAAGTACAGGCGGGAATTGATGAAACCCACACGCAGGGAGTGGGTCGCCCTGGTTATTGCAGGGCTGTTCCTCGCAATGCATTTCGGATTCTGGTTTGAGTCACTCAAGCTTACATCCGTGGCGAGTTCAACGGTCATTCTTGCCTTGCAGCCAATTATTGCAATGGTGGGGGCTTATCTTGTATATAGGGAAAAAGTGAGTGGCAGGGTTGCTTTTTCAGTGTTCATTTCATTTTTCGGTGTCGTCCTCATCAGCTGGGGGGATTTCAGTTTTACGGACTTAAGTGCAATCACGGGGAATATCCTTTCATTCCTGGGCGCTGTAGCGGTTGTATGCTATTTTATGATTGGGCAAAATTCAGTCCGGAACCTTACACACTGGGTCTACAGCTTCATCGTGTTCAGCATTGCCGGGGGATTTCTATTGATATACAACATCGTCACCCAAATCGACTTGACCGGGTATCCACCAAGAGAATGGCTTCTGTTCGTACTGCTTGCGATTTTCCCCACCATCGCGCATGTCATATTCAACTACCTGTTGAATGAGGTGAGTCCGACCACAGTTTCGATGGCCATGCTGCTCGAGCCCGTCGGGGCATCCATCCTGGCATTTTTCCTGTTGTCGGAATATCTTGGCATCTACCAGATTACCGGCGGCATAATCGTCCTCTTCGGCGTCTATTTCTTCCTGATGAGCCAACGGAAACGCAGATCTATAGATGATGGGCTAGGATATGATTAA
- a CDS encoding GNAT family N-acetyltransferase, which translates to MEFMEINEDNFWKVINMEVSEDQAGFVAPNVKSLAESYLYRNDDDVIPYAIQDQDEVVGFILIDIDAEKREFMIWRMMIDKRYQKRGYGKRSIQKAIDMAGKSGEYDILVADYVKGNEVMGKLLKSIGFYSHSFDEENNEYVLHYKL; encoded by the coding sequence ATGGAATTTATGGAGATAAACGAGGATAATTTCTGGAAGGTCATTAATATGGAAGTTAGTGAGGATCAGGCCGGTTTTGTCGCCCCGAATGTAAAATCTCTAGCGGAATCCTACTTGTACAGAAATGATGACGATGTGATCCCATACGCTATACAAGACCAGGATGAAGTGGTCGGATTTATCTTGATTGATATCGATGCTGAGAAACGGGAGTTTATGATCTGGCGGATGATGATAGACAAAAGGTATCAGAAACGGGGGTATGGGAAGCGGTCGATTCAAAAAGCGATTGATATGGCTGGAAAGTCGGGCGAGTATGACATACTGGTGGCAGATTATGTTAAAGGAAATGAAGTGATGGGCAAATTACTCAAATCCATCGGTTTCTATTCCCATTCATTTGATGAGGAGAACAACGAATATGTTTTGCATTATAAACTGTAA
- a CDS encoding S66 family peptidase — translation MIRYPVLEGKAGVGITAPSSGIPEEMHDLLESAIQKLKDEEYSVVSGDTAWTQEKAKSASAKKRAEEINEMMRDESIGLIFPPWGGELLIETLEYIDFENIREKWVLGYSDISLLLLAITLNKGIATAHGTNLIDLRGEESDETTRMWKSVLSNKEGDTVIQYSSERYQEDWDFDNPTPHIFNLTEETYWKTVSGHEEKLEGRLLGGCMDAIRHLIGTSFGDIHSFRKEYIPDEPILWYLENCEMSVVELRRTLVHMKLAGWFKDASAIMFGRSSSDIPVEDYTVQDVYQELSEELGVPIVYDIDCGHMPPQITFINGAYAEVEVKAGNGVVSQTFR, via the coding sequence ATGATAAGGTATCCAGTTTTAGAAGGAAAAGCCGGAGTAGGAATAACAGCACCATCATCCGGCATACCAGAAGAGATGCATGACCTGTTGGAGTCGGCCATACAGAAGTTAAAGGATGAAGAGTATTCGGTTGTTTCCGGTGATACTGCATGGACACAGGAAAAGGCGAAATCCGCTTCTGCCAAAAAACGGGCAGAGGAGATCAATGAAATGATGCGCGATGAATCGATTGGGCTTATCTTCCCGCCATGGGGTGGGGAACTGTTGATTGAAACGCTGGAATATATAGACTTTGAAAATATCCGCGAGAAGTGGGTGCTGGGCTATTCAGATATCAGCCTCCTGCTGCTGGCCATCACTTTGAATAAGGGAATTGCTACGGCCCATGGAACCAACCTCATCGATCTGAGAGGAGAGGAGTCGGATGAAACGACACGAATGTGGAAATCTGTTTTATCCAATAAAGAAGGAGACACCGTCATTCAATATTCATCAGAAAGATACCAGGAGGACTGGGACTTTGATAATCCTACACCCCACATATTCAATCTGACTGAAGAGACGTATTGGAAGACCGTTTCAGGTCATGAAGAAAAGCTCGAAGGCCGGCTGTTGGGGGGATGTATGGACGCCATTCGTCATCTGATCGGCACTTCATTTGGAGATATCCATAGCTTCAGGAAAGAATATATCCCGGATGAACCGATCCTCTGGTATCTGGAAAACTGCGAGATGTCCGTTGTCGAACTCAGAAGGACACTGGTCCATATGAAACTTGCAGGGTGGTTCAAGGACGCATCAGCGATTATGTTCGGGAGAAGCTCATCAGACATTCCCGTTGAAGATTATACAGTCCAGGATGTATACCAGGAACTTTCTGAAGAATTGGGCGTCCCCATTGTCTACGATATAGATTGCGGGCATATGCCCCCACAGATCACCTTTATAAATGGCGCATATGCAGAAGTGGAAGTGAAGGCAGGCAACGGCGTGGTCTCACAGACTTTCAGGTAG
- a CDS encoding ASCH domain-containing protein gives MEHSMGLYEAPFNSMKAGRKTVEVRLNDPKRRKIDIGETINFTKLPEDGETLTVEVTALHTYPTFKDMYRDIPAKDMDADNRTIEEMVENTYKIYTRQQEAEWGTLAISIRLLK, from the coding sequence ATGGAGCACAGTATGGGATTGTACGAAGCACCCTTCAATTCAATGAAAGCTGGACGAAAAACAGTAGAAGTCAGGCTGAATGATCCAAAAAGAAGGAAAATTGATATTGGGGAGACCATCAATTTCACGAAGCTCCCCGAAGATGGTGAAACTTTGACCGTAGAAGTGACAGCCCTGCATACCTACCCTACTTTCAAAGATATGTACAGGGATATTCCCGCAAAGGATATGGATGCTGATAACCGGACAATAGAAGAAATGGTTGAGAATACCTATAAAATATACACGCGGCAACAGGAGGCTGAATGGGGCACACTTGCCATCAGCATCAGACTGCTGAAGTGA
- a CDS encoding S41 family peptidase, with protein sequence MYTEIFDDIISITHNDYSGHLDKKGWDEPEKYRTWIKRMEAEDALDAVTFQEIVEDYLLDFKDRHMYFRVKDNGKLNTYHNGFNTRRFNDKLHVIEVTDEDRLETGDALLSLDGTPISVLIEKHERELFETVAERENWRPIIQRYTSCEVESRDGPVKTMELKQYANLNRKPEFKVDRLNDGVLFMSLPSFADVKTVEALLEEYQEHLETAEKLIIDVRENGGGSDLAFRNLLPYLFPEGETSIPLEDSIQAFNCTRRNVELTAKVFGQFLENIDDETVKTNLNKYVEEMTKNVGQGFKILEDESPAINIQGKALPEKVVALSDVKCASASEALIELCKESPKAAVIGRPTAGVNDYSNLVIEEWENLFELWYPTSRMAGMNEKADGEAASIIHPDIHIPWTPTHITRDVDLEKALEFLQT encoded by the coding sequence ATGTATACAGAAATCTTTGATGACATCATCTCAATCACACATAATGATTATTCCGGCCATTTGGACAAGAAAGGTTGGGATGAGCCTGAAAAGTATAGGACTTGGATAAAAAGAATGGAAGCTGAAGATGCGCTCGATGCTGTGACATTCCAAGAAATTGTGGAGGATTATCTGCTCGATTTCAAGGACCGCCACATGTACTTCAGAGTGAAGGATAACGGAAAACTAAATACATATCATAATGGCTTCAACACAAGACGCTTTAATGATAAGCTTCATGTCATTGAAGTGACGGATGAGGACCGCCTGGAGACCGGTGATGCCCTTCTATCTTTGGATGGTACACCGATCAGTGTACTTATCGAAAAACATGAAAGGGAACTGTTCGAAACCGTCGCAGAGAGGGAAAACTGGAGGCCGATCATCCAAAGGTATACCAGCTGTGAAGTTGAGTCCAGGGATGGGCCAGTGAAGACGATGGAGTTGAAGCAGTATGCAAATCTGAATCGGAAGCCTGAATTCAAAGTGGATAGACTTAACGATGGTGTACTTTTCATGTCCCTCCCCTCATTCGCTGATGTGAAAACTGTAGAGGCGCTGCTTGAGGAATATCAAGAGCACTTGGAGACTGCGGAAAAACTCATCATCGATGTCAGGGAAAATGGCGGTGGCAGCGATCTGGCATTCAGGAACCTGCTGCCCTACCTCTTTCCTGAAGGAGAGACCTCGATTCCGCTTGAGGATTCAATCCAGGCGTTCAACTGTACCCGGCGAAATGTCGAATTGACTGCAAAGGTGTTTGGTCAGTTCCTTGAAAACATCGATGATGAAACGGTCAAAACGAACTTGAATAAATATGTGGAGGAAATGACGAAGAATGTTGGCCAAGGCTTCAAAATACTCGAGGATGAATCACCTGCCATCAATATTCAGGGAAAAGCTCTCCCTGAAAAGGTCGTCGCCTTGTCTGATGTGAAGTGTGCCAGCGCGTCTGAAGCTTTGATTGAACTCTGCAAGGAATCACCCAAAGCTGCAGTCATCGGCCGGCCGACTGCCGGGGTCAACGACTACTCCAATCTTGTCATCGAAGAGTGGGAAAATCTGTTTGAGTTGTGGTACCCGACTTCAAGGATGGCAGGCATGAATGAAAAGGCTGATGGAGAAGCTGCTTCCATCATCCATCCGGACATTCATATACCATGGACTCCCACGCACATTACCCGAGATGTAGATTTGGAAAAGGCATTAGAGTTTCTGCAGACTTAG
- a CDS encoding cation:proton antiporter: MTTSQAILLLLIGYIVFTIDKKQDNFPVPVILVLLGIGLYFIPYFSSVEVTEKTIYHVFLPALLFTSAYQFPADGFKKNGGIIAFLATVGIMLTVALLGGVIYALSGPFVSISFLGALLIASILTPTDPVSVVSIIKSAAGDERVADVVEGESMINDGTSIVIFSALAGMFTGSKSVGVLSFLGEFLLVSLGGVLIGILFGWLMAKAVHFTHHRHYQVMLSIVLAYGTFNLAEAIGVSGVLATVFAGIMLSFEYGTAEREEHFRESLDGFWEIAEMSLLALLFLLIGIQAAKFLIFDGWLFAVIIFALSLFIRFIVILASTQMFSEWRHHISWRESTLISWSGLKGSMSVYLILSIYSQSSSGDADLIISLSFAAVLISLIVQSLGVAPLSKKLIK; this comes from the coding sequence TTGACAACTTCACAAGCCATCCTGCTTCTCCTGATCGGCTACATAGTGTTTACAATCGACAAGAAGCAGGATAACTTTCCAGTGCCGGTAATCCTTGTCCTCCTTGGAATCGGTCTGTATTTCATCCCCTACTTCTCATCCGTCGAAGTGACCGAGAAGACCATCTATCATGTTTTCCTGCCGGCCCTACTGTTCACTTCCGCATATCAGTTTCCGGCAGATGGCTTCAAGAAGAATGGCGGCATCATCGCTTTTCTTGCCACTGTCGGCATCATGCTGACGGTGGCTCTGCTGGGCGGCGTGATTTATGCATTGAGCGGCCCGTTCGTCTCCATATCATTCCTTGGTGCCCTGCTGATCGCCTCGATCCTTACACCAACGGACCCTGTATCCGTAGTATCGATCATAAAGTCTGCTGCAGGGGATGAACGTGTGGCAGATGTGGTGGAAGGGGAATCGATGATCAACGATGGTACAAGCATCGTCATATTCAGCGCCCTTGCCGGCATGTTCACCGGCAGCAAGTCTGTCGGTGTACTGTCTTTCCTTGGGGAGTTCCTCCTCGTTTCACTGGGAGGGGTTCTGATTGGCATCCTATTCGGCTGGTTGATGGCCAAGGCCGTCCACTTCACCCACCACAGGCACTACCAGGTCATGCTGAGCATCGTTTTGGCCTACGGGACTTTCAATCTTGCTGAAGCCATCGGTGTATCAGGTGTTCTCGCCACTGTGTTTGCCGGCATCATGCTGTCTTTCGAGTATGGCACTGCAGAAAGGGAAGAGCACTTCCGGGAGTCTTTGGATGGATTTTGGGAAATTGCAGAAATGTCGCTGTTGGCACTCCTTTTCCTGCTGATCGGCATCCAGGCAGCGAAATTCCTCATCTTTGATGGTTGGTTATTTGCTGTAATCATATTCGCACTGTCCCTTTTCATACGCTTCATCGTCATATTGGCCAGCACCCAGATGTTTTCGGAATGGCGCCACCATATCAGCTGGCGGGAATCGACACTCATCTCATGGTCGGGCCTGAAGGGATCCATGTCTGTGTATCTCATATTGAGCATCTATTCCCAAAGCAGTTCGGGAGATGCAGACCTCATCATTTCACTGTCATTTGCAGCAGTCCTCATCTCCCTCATTGTACAGAGCCTTGGTGTCGCCCCATTGTCGAAAAAATTGATAAAATGA
- a CDS encoding CHY zinc finger protein, protein MTEVYGIIIDEQTRCVHYHSDEDIIAIKFRCCGKYYPCYRCHEDQEDHSIIPWRTDEYDAYAILCGVCRRAHTISEYMDTDRCLKCNSKFNEGCKHHHHIYFG, encoded by the coding sequence ATGACAGAAGTATATGGAATTATAATCGATGAACAGACACGCTGCGTCCATTACCACTCGGATGAAGACATCATTGCCATCAAGTTCAGATGCTGCGGAAAATATTATCCATGCTACAGATGCCACGAGGATCAAGAGGACCATTCCATCATCCCTTGGAGAACAGACGAATATGATGCGTATGCCATCCTGTGTGGCGTGTGCCGCAGGGCACACACCATCAGCGAATACATGGATACGGACAGGTGCCTCAAGTGCAATTCCAAATTCAATGAAGGCTGCAAACATCATCACCATATCTACTTTGGTTGA